In Paracoccus aerodenitrificans, the following are encoded in one genomic region:
- a CDS encoding DUF5333 domain-containing protein, whose amino-acid sequence MTKQFSLVLALSLAAAPAAAQVPISQERYINDRLIAARVADRVRTECPSIDARLVYAWGQARALKRYARDRGYSDTQIDAFLDSKQDKARIYAAAEDYLTRNGARKGDAESFCRIGRNEIAGKSVAGSLLVAR is encoded by the coding sequence ATGACAAAACAGTTCTCGCTTGTTCTGGCCCTGAGCCTTGCCGCCGCGCCTGCCGCCGCGCAGGTGCCGATCTCGCAGGAACGATACATCAATGACCGGCTGATCGCCGCGCGGGTGGCGGATCGCGTGCGTACCGAATGCCCGTCTATTGATGCGCGGCTGGTCTATGCCTGGGGGCAGGCGCGGGCATTGAAGCGCTATGCGCGGGATCGGGGGTATTCGGACACCCAGATCGACGCGTTTCTGGACAGCAAACAGGACAAGGCCCGGATCTATGCCGCGGCCGAGGATTATCTGACCCGCAACGGCGCACGTAAGGGGGATGCCGAATCCTTCTGCCGGATCGGGCGTAACGAAATCGCAGGTAAGTCGGTCGCCGGATCGCTTCTGGTGGCCAGGTAA
- the nuoF gene encoding NADH-quinone oxidoreductase subunit NuoF, producing the protein MLKDQDRIFTNLYGMGDRSLKGAQSRGCWDGTAAIIGRGRDKIIEEVKASGLRGRGGAGFPTGLKWSFMPKESDGRPAYLVVNADESEPATCKDREIMRHDPHTLIEGCLIASFAMNSHACYIYIRGEYIREREALQHAINECYDAGLVGRNACGSGWDFDIYLNHGAGAYICGEETALLESLEGKKGMPRMKPPFPAGAGLYGCPTTVNNVESIAVVPEILRRGPEWFAGFGRPNNAGTKLFGLTGHVNTPCVVEEAMSIPMKELIDRHGGGIRGGWKNLKAIIPGGASCPVLTAEMCETAIMDYDGMKELKSSFGTACMIVMDQDTDVIAAIWRLSKFFKHESCGQCTPCREGTGWMMRVMERLVTGEAEVEEIDMLFDVTKQVEGHTICALGDAAAWPIQGLIRNFREEIEDRLKARKTGRMGAMAAE; encoded by the coding sequence ATGCTGAAGGATCAGGACCGGATCTTTACCAACCTTTACGGTATGGGCGACCGCTCATTGAAGGGGGCGCAATCGCGTGGCTGTTGGGACGGGACCGCCGCTATCATCGGACGCGGGCGGGACAAGATCATCGAAGAGGTCAAGGCCTCGGGTCTGCGTGGCCGGGGCGGCGCGGGCTTCCCGACCGGGCTGAAATGGTCCTTCATGCCGAAGGAATCGGACGGGCGTCCGGCCTATCTTGTGGTGAATGCCGACGAATCCGAGCCCGCCACCTGCAAGGACCGCGAAATCATGCGGCACGATCCGCATACGCTGATCGAGGGCTGCTTGATCGCCAGCTTCGCGATGAACTCGCATGCCTGCTACATCTATATTCGCGGCGAATATATCCGTGAGCGTGAGGCGCTGCAGCATGCGATCAACGAATGCTACGATGCGGGGCTGGTGGGCCGGAATGCATGTGGCTCTGGCTGGGATTTCGATATTTACCTGAACCACGGTGCGGGTGCCTATATTTGCGGTGAGGAAACCGCGCTGCTGGAAAGCCTCGAAGGCAAGAAGGGCATGCCGCGCATGAAGCCGCCTTTCCCGGCGGGCGCGGGGCTGTATGGCTGCCCGACCACGGTTAACAATGTCGAATCCATCGCCGTTGTGCCGGAAATCCTGCGGCGCGGCCCGGAATGGTTCGCGGGCTTCGGTCGCCCGAATAATGCCGGAACCAAGCTGTTCGGCCTGACTGGCCATGTGAACACGCCCTGCGTGGTCGAAGAGGCGATGTCGATCCCGATGAAGGAACTGATCGACAGGCATGGCGGCGGCATTCGCGGCGGCTGGAAGAACCTCAAGGCGATCATTCCGGGCGGCGCGTCCTGCCCGGTTCTGACCGCTGAAATGTGCGAAACCGCGATCATGGATTATGACGGCATGAAAGAGCTGAAATCCAGCTTCGGCACCGCCTGCATGATTGTGATGGATCAGGATACCGACGTGATCGCCGCGATCTGGCGGCTGTCCAAATTCTTCAAACATGAAAGCTGCGGCCAGTGTACACCGTGCCGTGAGGGTACGGGCTGGATGATGCGCGTCATGGAACGTCTGGTGACGGGCGAGGCAGAGGTCGAGGAAATCGACATGCTCTTCGACGTGACCAAGCAGGTCGAGGGCCACACGATCTGTGCACTCGGCGACGCGGCGGCATGGCCGATCCAGGGGCTGATCCGAAATTTCCGCGAAGAAATCGAGGATCGTCTGAAGGCGAGGAAAACCGGCCGTATGGGAGCGATGGCGGCGGAATGA
- a CDS encoding DUF5337 domain-containing protein, producing the protein MTDRSPRDAAQLRLAAIVMAATGLLWLAANWAGRRFGWPSEYAFLADLAAIGGFVWSLLVTWRIWRRGASPGKEG; encoded by the coding sequence ATGACGGATCGTTCGCCCCGTGATGCTGCGCAGCTTCGCCTTGCCGCCATTGTCATGGCGGCAACGGGGCTGCTGTGGCTGGCGGCGAACTGGGCTGGGCGGCGCTTCGGCTGGCCATCCGAATATGCGTTTCTCGCGGATCTCGCTGCGATAGGTGGTTTTGTCTGGTCGCTGCTGGTGACCTGGCGTATCTGGCGGCGCGGGGCGTCGCCAGGCAAAGAAGGATGA
- the nuoE gene encoding NADH-quinone oxidoreductase subunit NuoE yields the protein MLRRLSPIQPDSFEFTPANLEWAQAQMTKYPEGRQQSAIIPVLWRAQEQEGWLSRPAIEYCADLLGMPYIRALEVATFYFMFQLQPVGSVANIQICGTTTCMICGSGDLIAVCKEKISPHPHTVSADGKFSWEEVECLGACSNAPMAQIGKDYYEDLTAEKLAQLIDAMAAGQVPLPGSQAGRYSSEPKEGQNALTGLVPPADEYNASVSLAARLGDTVKRIDGSEVPILTPWLDKSDRGAAQQEKDPDRAEAGTDDQVVNIGQRPHKLEQPRDGQADDLKRIKGIGPQLEKLLNSLGYYHFDQIAAWTADEVSWVDNNLEGFKGRVTRDEWVTQAREMVGERDGTSS from the coding sequence ATGCTTCGCCGCCTTAGCCCCATCCAGCCGGACTCGTTCGAGTTCACGCCAGCGAACCTTGAATGGGCGCAGGCGCAGATGACCAAATACCCGGAAGGCCGTCAGCAATCCGCGATTATCCCGGTGCTGTGGCGTGCGCAGGAACAGGAGGGCTGGCTGAGCCGTCCCGCCATCGAATATTGCGCCGATCTTCTGGGCATGCCCTATATCCGTGCGCTTGAAGTGGCGACATTCTACTTCATGTTTCAGCTTCAGCCCGTTGGTTCTGTTGCGAATATCCAGATTTGCGGGACCACGACCTGCATGATCTGCGGATCGGGCGATCTGATCGCTGTCTGCAAGGAAAAGATCTCACCTCACCCGCATACCGTATCGGCGGATGGCAAGTTTTCCTGGGAAGAGGTCGAATGTCTCGGTGCCTGCTCGAATGCGCCGATGGCCCAGATCGGCAAGGATTACTATGAAGATCTGACCGCCGAGAAACTGGCGCAACTGATCGACGCGATGGCTGCCGGGCAGGTCCCGCTGCCGGGCTCTCAGGCGGGTCGTTACTCATCCGAGCCGAAAGAGGGACAGAACGCCCTGACCGGGCTGGTTCCTCCGGCTGACGAATATAACGCTTCGGTGTCGCTGGCGGCACGGCTTGGCGATACGGTGAAGCGGATTGACGGGTCGGAAGTGCCGATCCTGACGCCGTGGCTGGACAAGTCGGATCGTGGCGCAGCGCAACAGGAAAAGGATCCCGACCGGGCCGAGGCCGGTACGGATGATCAGGTTGTAAACATCGGCCAGCGTCCTCATAAGTTGGAGCAGCCTCGCGATGGTCAGGCAGACGATCTGAAACGGATAAAGGGGATCGGTCCGCAACTTGAAAAGCTGCTCAATAGTTTGGGTTACTATCATTTCGACCAGATCGCCGCATGGACGGCGGATGAGGTAAGTTGGGTCGATAACAATCTGGAAGGTTTCAAGGGGCGTGTGACCCGCGACGAATGGGTCACGCAGGCCCGGGAAATGGTCGGAGAACGCGACGGCACGAGCAGCTAG
- a CDS encoding NADH-quinone oxidoreductase subunit D, which produces MDGDIRVNTYDDGSVDAFTEEQAIRNFNINFGPQHPAAHGVLRMVVELDGEIVERADPHIGLLHRGTEKLMESRTYLQNLPYFDRLDYSAPQNQEHAWCLAIEKLTGTEVPKRAQVIRVMFDEIGRILNHMLGITTGAMDVGALTPPLWGFKAREELMVFCERASGARLHMAYYRPGGVHQDLPPDLVDDIEEWCETFPTLLDDLDGLLTENRIFKQRLVDIGIVTEQDALNWGYTGVMVRGSGLAWDLRKSQPYDGYEEYDFQIPVGKNGDCYDRYLVRMAEVRESVKIIKQACQKWRETPGDILARGKLTPPRRSDMKTDMESLIHHFKLYTEGFKVPAGEVYAAVEAPKGEFGVYLVGDGTNKPYRAKLRAPGFAHLQSMDWMATGHMLSDIPAFIATLDIVFGEVDR; this is translated from the coding sequence ATGGATGGCGATATTCGCGTCAACACATATGACGATGGCTCGGTGGATGCTTTCACCGAGGAACAGGCGATCCGCAATTTCAACATCAATTTCGGCCCTCAGCACCCTGCCGCGCATGGTGTTTTGCGCATGGTTGTCGAGCTTGACGGCGAAATCGTGGAACGCGCCGACCCACATATCGGCCTGCTGCATCGCGGGACCGAAAAACTTATGGAATCGCGGACTTATCTGCAGAACCTGCCATATTTCGACCGGCTGGACTATTCCGCGCCGCAGAATCAGGAACATGCCTGGTGTCTGGCGATCGAGAAGCTGACCGGGACCGAGGTTCCCAAGCGTGCCCAGGTCATCCGGGTCATGTTCGATGAGATCGGCCGGATTCTCAACCATATGCTGGGAATCACCACTGGCGCGATGGATGTCGGCGCGTTGACGCCGCCTCTGTGGGGGTTCAAGGCCCGGGAAGAGCTGATGGTCTTCTGTGAGCGTGCCTCGGGCGCACGGCTGCATATGGCCTATTACCGCCCCGGCGGGGTGCATCAGGATCTTCCGCCCGATCTGGTCGACGATATCGAAGAATGGTGCGAGACTTTCCCGACCTTGCTGGACGATCTCGACGGGCTTCTGACCGAGAACCGGATCTTCAAGCAGCGTCTGGTCGATATCGGTATCGTCACGGAACAGGATGCGCTGAACTGGGGCTATACCGGCGTCATGGTGCGTGGCTCGGGTCTCGCATGGGATCTGCGGAAATCGCAGCCTTATGACGGGTATGAGGAATATGATTTCCAGATCCCGGTGGGCAAGAACGGCGATTGCTATGACCGTTATCTGGTCCGCATGGCCGAAGTGCGCGAATCGGTGAAGATCATCAAGCAGGCCTGCCAGAAATGGCGGGAAACGCCGGGCGATATCCTGGCCCGTGGCAAGCTGACCCCGCCGCGCCGCAGCGACATGAAAACCGACATGGAAAGCCTGATTCACCACTTCAAGCTGTATACTGAAGGCTTCAAGGTGCCAGCCGGTGAGGTTTACGCAGCCGTCGAGGCTCCAAAGGGCGAATTCGGGGTTTATCTGGTCGGTGACGGCACGAATAAACCCTATCGCGCCAAGCTGCGTGCGCCGGGTTTTGCGCATCTTCAGTCGATGGACTGGATGGCGACGGGGCATATGCTGTCGGATATTCCCGCCTTTATCGCCACGCTCGATATCGTGTTCGGTGAGGTGGATCGATGA
- a CDS encoding GFA family protein: protein MTQETGSCMCGACRVTASLRDEAHICHCGLCRKWTAGAFISVECDGKPSFNDDAPLSVFRSSDWGERVSCRECGSSLLWRMQDGSMNVISVQLFDDPGRFPVTSEIFIDRKPASYSFAGEHKTMTESEVMAMFAAKEEG, encoded by the coding sequence ATGACCCAGGAAACCGGATCCTGCATGTGCGGCGCCTGCCGCGTGACCGCCTCGCTCAGGGATGAGGCGCATATCTGTCATTGCGGCCTGTGCCGGAAATGGACCGCGGGTGCCTTTATTTCTGTGGAATGCGACGGCAAGCCGTCATTCAATGACGATGCTCCGCTTTCGGTTTTCCGCAGCAGCGACTGGGGCGAAAGAGTGTCCTGCCGCGAATGTGGCTCGTCCCTGCTGTGGCGTATGCAGGACGGGTCGATGAATGTTATCTCGGTGCAGCTTTTCGACGATCCGGGTCGTTTCCCGGTCACGTCCGAAATATTCATCGACCGCAAGCCGGCAAGCTACAGCTTCGCAGGCGAGCACAAGACCATGACCGAATCCGAGGTCATGGCGATGTTCGCTGCGAAAGAGGAGGGCTGA
- a CDS encoding NADH-quinone oxidoreductase subunit C yields the protein MAIYPDTDALADLAELVQARFTDDVQSADIALGELNVIVGLSSLLRVIEFLQSDTNCRFSTLIDITAVDHPERPERFDVVYQMLSMYRNQRIRVKVAVREDQLVPSLTGLFPGADWYEREVFDLFGIMFSGHPDLRRILTDYGFRGHPLRKDFPTTGYVEVRYDEALKRVVYEPVKLTQEYRQFDFLSPWEGAKYVLPGDEKSEGTK from the coding sequence ATGGCGATCTATCCCGATACCGACGCGCTGGCCGATCTTGCCGAACTTGTGCAGGCGCGCTTCACCGATGATGTGCAGTCCGCTGACATTGCACTGGGTGAACTGAATGTCATTGTCGGCCTGTCCAGCCTTTTGCGTGTGATCGAGTTCCTGCAATCCGACACGAATTGCCGCTTCAGCACGCTGATCGACATTACCGCCGTCGATCACCCTGAACGGCCCGAGCGTTTCGATGTCGTCTATCAGATGCTGTCCATGTACCGGAATCAGCGGATTCGGGTGAAGGTCGCGGTGCGTGAGGATCAGCTTGTTCCGTCTCTGACCGGGTTGTTTCCGGGTGCCGACTGGTATGAGCGCGAAGTGTTCGATCTGTTCGGCATCATGTTCTCGGGCCACCCGGATCTGCGCCGCATCCTGACGGATTACGGTTTCCGCGGCCATCCGTTGCGCAAGGATTTTCCGACCACGGGTTATGTCGAGGTCCGCTATGACGAGGCGCTGAAGCGTGTAGTCTACGAACCCGTCAAGCTGACGCAGGAATATCGCCAGTTCGATTTTCTGTCGCCCTGGGAAGGTGCGAAATACGTTCTGCCCGGCGATGAGAAATCCGAGGGGACGAAATGA
- a CDS encoding NuoB/complex I 20 kDa subunit family protein codes for MTGPNIAGPDRDVQVRELSNELQDKGFLLTTTEDIINWARNGSLHWMTFGLACCAIEMMQSSMPRYDIERFGTAPRASPRQSDLMIVAGTLTNKMAPALRKVYDQMPEPRYVISMGSCANGGGYYHYSYAVVRGCDRIVPVDIYVPGCPPTAEALIYGILQLQRRIRRTGTLVR; via the coding sequence ATGACCGGACCCAATATCGCCGGACCTGACCGCGATGTTCAGGTGCGCGAACTGTCGAATGAGTTGCAGGACAAGGGTTTCCTGCTGACCACCACCGAAGACATTATCAACTGGGCGCGGAACGGTTCGCTACACTGGATGACCTTCGGTCTGGCCTGCTGCGCCATCGAGATGATGCAGTCTTCCATGCCGCGCTATGATATCGAGCGGTTCGGTACGGCACCCCGCGCCAGCCCGCGCCAGTCGGATCTGATGATCGTGGCCGGGACACTGACCAACAAGATGGCTCCGGCGCTGCGCAAGGTCTATGACCAGATGCCCGAGCCGCGCTATGTAATCAGCATGGGGTCCTGCGCGAATGGCGGCGGATATTATCACTATTCCTATGCCGTTGTGCGTGGCTGCGACCGGATTGTGCCGGTGGATATCTATGTGCCGGGCTGTCCGCCCACGGCTGAGGCTCTGATCTATGGTATCCTGCAATTGCAGCGGCGGATCCGCCGGACCGGTACGCTGGTGAGGTGA
- a CDS encoding NADH-quinone oxidoreductase subunit A, translated as MDYLLSEYLPVLVFIAMASALALILMAAAAVIAVRNPDPEKVSAYECGFEAFDDARMKFDVRFYLVSILFIIFDLEVAFLFPWAVSFYSLSDLAFWGMMVFLAVLTVGFAYEWKKGALEWA; from the coding sequence GTGGACTATCTCCTGTCCGAATATCTGCCGGTTCTGGTTTTCATCGCCATGGCCTCGGCACTTGCACTTATCCTTATGGCAGCGGCGGCCGTTATCGCGGTACGCAACCCGGATCCCGAAAAGGTTTCCGCCTATGAATGCGGGTTCGAGGCCTTTGACGATGCGCGGATGAAATTCGATGTCAGATTCTATCTGGTCTCGATCCTGTTCATCATCTTCGATCTTGAAGTCGCCTTCCTGTTTCCGTGGGCGGTCAGCTTTTACAGCCTCTCGGATCTCGCCTTCTGGGGGATGATGGTGTTCCTTGCCGTGCTGACGGTCGGCTTCGCTTACGAGTGGAAGAAGGGGGCGCTGGAATGGGCGTGA
- a CDS encoding GlsB/YeaQ/YmgE family stress response membrane protein: MGIIVAIIVGAIAGWLAGQIVKGHGQGILINIVVGIVGALIASFIFPALGMGSGEGSNIIGQIIYATIGAVILLVILRLVNRAT, encoded by the coding sequence ATGGGTATTATCGTTGCCATCATCGTCGGCGCCATTGCTGGCTGGCTTGCAGGTCAGATCGTGAAAGGTCACGGTCAGGGCATTCTTATCAATATCGTGGTCGGCATCGTCGGTGCGCTGATCGCGTCGTTCATTTTCCCGGCACTGGGCATGGGCTCGGGTGAGGGTTCGAACATCATCGGCCAGATCATCTATGCGACAATCGGTGCAGTCATCCTTCTGGTGATTCTGCGCCTGGTCAACCGCGCCACCTGA
- a CDS encoding MFS transporter: MPAQNQTFAPFRHSAFRNLWTATLVSNFGGLVQAVSAAWLMTQLTTNATLIALVQASNTLPIMLFALASGALADIFDRRQIMLAAIAFMAIASALLALFAWQGGINPWSLLAFTFLIGLGQALYNPPWQASMGDLVPREDLPQAVTLNSVGFNLMRSVGPAAGGLIVAAWGAAVGFAVNALSYIPLLIAMFRWRPDYPERSVAREPFVSAVGAGLRYVALSPHLVRVLTRSSAFGLSAAALMALLPLVAKSHPEGGSLLFGILLGCFGFGAIIGALTNTRIRDRFNNEWVIRLALLIFAASMAVLGLTGNIWVHAIAMLPAGLAWVVSLSLFNVTVQLSTPRWVVARALALYQTATFGGMAAGAWLWGAVAQAYGFQAALLAAAIGLVAAAAIGLAMPMPEFSQSDLSPANRFREPVLGLDLRGRSGPIMVMVDYHIAAEDTEEFLRLMVARRDIRRRDGARSWVLLRDLEKPDYWSESYHIPTWDDYVRHNTRRTVTDTEVTNALRKLHRDEGDPPVHRLIERYDVASHADVPLRGKIDLP; encoded by the coding sequence ATGCCCGCTCAGAACCAGACATTCGCGCCATTCCGGCACTCTGCCTTTCGCAACTTGTGGACAGCGACACTTGTGTCGAATTTCGGCGGGCTGGTGCAGGCGGTCAGCGCGGCCTGGCTGATGACGCAGTTGACGACCAATGCAACGCTTATCGCCTTGGTGCAGGCGTCGAATACGCTGCCGATCATGCTGTTCGCTCTGGCCTCCGGCGCCTTGGCGGATATTTTCGACCGGCGCCAGATCATGCTGGCAGCCATTGCCTTCATGGCGATCGCCTCGGCTCTGCTGGCGCTGTTCGCCTGGCAAGGAGGGATCAATCCCTGGTCGCTTCTGGCCTTCACCTTTCTGATCGGGCTTGGGCAGGCGCTTTATAATCCGCCCTGGCAGGCATCTATGGGCGATCTTGTCCCGCGTGAGGATCTGCCGCAGGCGGTGACGCTGAATTCGGTGGGCTTCAACCTCATGCGCTCGGTCGGGCCTGCGGCGGGCGGGCTGATCGTGGCCGCATGGGGCGCGGCGGTGGGATTCGCGGTGAATGCGCTCAGCTATATCCCGCTGCTGATCGCCATGTTCCGCTGGCGGCCCGATTATCCCGAACGCAGCGTCGCGCGGGAACCTTTCGTTTCTGCGGTCGGAGCGGGTCTGCGTTATGTCGCGCTGTCTCCTCATCTGGTGAGGGTACTTACCCGGTCCTCGGCATTCGGGCTGTCGGCGGCAGCGCTGATGGCGCTGTTGCCGCTGGTGGCGAAATCCCACCCTGAGGGCGGATCACTGCTGTTCGGTATCCTGCTGGGGTGCTTCGGCTTCGGTGCCATTATCGGAGCGCTGACCAATACCCGCATCCGGGACAGGTTCAACAATGAATGGGTGATACGCCTTGCCCTGCTGATCTTTGCAGCGTCGATGGCGGTTCTGGGCCTGACTGGCAATATCTGGGTCCACGCCATTGCGATGCTGCCTGCCGGGCTGGCCTGGGTGGTCTCGCTGTCGCTGTTCAACGTGACGGTTCAGCTTTCGACTCCCCGATGGGTCGTGGCGCGCGCACTTGCGCTGTACCAGACGGCAACATTCGGCGGCATGGCCGCAGGAGCATGGCTGTGGGGCGCGGTGGCGCAGGCTTACGGGTTCCAGGCAGCTCTTCTGGCAGCGGCAATCGGGCTGGTGGCAGCGGCGGCAATAGGGCTGGCAATGCCGATGCCGGAATTCAGCCAGTCCGACCTGTCCCCGGCTAACCGCTTTCGCGAGCCTGTGCTGGGGCTTGATCTGCGCGGTCGCTCGGGGCCGATCATGGTGATGGTGGATTATCACATCGCGGCAGAGGATACCGAGGAATTCCTGCGCCTGATGGTTGCCCGCCGCGATATAAGACGCCGCGACGGTGCACGGTCATGGGTTCTGCTGCGCGATCTGGAAAAGCCGGATTACTGGTCGGAAAGCTATCATATCCCGACCTGGGACGACTATGTCCGCCACAACACACGCCGCACCGTAACCGATACCGAGGTAACAAATGCCCTGCGCAAACTGCATCGCGACGAGGGCGACCCTCCGGTTCACCGCCTGATCGAACGCTACGACGTGGCATCGCATGCCGATGTTCCGTTGCGTGGCAAGATCGACCTGCCCTAG
- a CDS encoding DMT family transporter produces the protein MVASMAAFAVEDAFIKATSHNLPTAEILMLFGAGGAIVFAICAAIGRQRLISTEVLSPVMRVRAVFEVTGRLFYALAITLTPLSAATVILQATPLVVVAGAALVFGEHVGLRRWTAILIGLAGVVVIIGPGSDSFSALSVLAMIGMLGFAGRDLASRAAPRGIGTAVLGFHGFLAVIVAGAIYAVWDGTALVRPEIGPLFMLTGAVLCGVSAYACLMKAMRTGDVSAVTPFRYSRLLFGVGFGLLFFGESLSPSIILGSGLIVFSGLFILWRGKQVTGSG, from the coding sequence ATGGTGGCCTCGATGGCGGCTTTTGCTGTCGAGGATGCGTTCATCAAGGCTACCTCGCATAATCTGCCCACCGCCGAGATATTGATGCTTTTCGGAGCGGGCGGCGCAATCGTCTTTGCCATCTGCGCCGCAATTGGCCGTCAGCGCCTGATCTCGACCGAGGTGCTGTCGCCGGTGATGCGGGTGCGGGCGGTGTTCGAGGTGACCGGGCGGTTATTCTATGCACTGGCGATCACGCTGACGCCGCTCTCTGCGGCGACGGTCATTCTGCAGGCAACGCCTCTGGTCGTTGTCGCGGGCGCTGCTCTGGTCTTTGGCGAACATGTCGGCCTCAGGCGATGGACCGCGATCCTGATCGGACTGGCCGGAGTTGTCGTCATTATCGGGCCGGGTTCTGACAGTTTCTCGGCATTGTCGGTCCTGGCAATGATCGGAATGCTCGGCTTTGCGGGCCGCGATCTGGCCAGCCGCGCCGCGCCGCGCGGAATCGGAACGGCAGTTCTGGGATTTCACGGTTTCCTTGCCGTGATCGTCGCGGGGGCGATTTACGCGGTCTGGGATGGCACGGCACTTGTCAGGCCAGAGATCGGCCCGCTGTTCATGCTGACAGGAGCTGTGCTGTGCGGCGTCTCGGCCTATGCCTGCCTGATGAAAGCCATGCGCACCGGAGATGTCTCAGCCGTGACCCCGTTCCGCTATTCGCGGCTGCTGTTCGGCGTCGGGTTCGGCCTTCTGTTCTTCGGCGAATCCCTCAGCCCGTCGATCATTCTGGGATCGGGGCTGATCGTCTTCTCGGGCCTGTTCATCCTGTGGCGGGGGAAACAGGTGACGGGCAGCGGCTAG
- a CDS encoding adenine phosphoribosyltransferase — MTQKTVRDYIRSIYDFPHEGIIFRDVTTLFADARGFRMAVDQILHAYAGQRIDKVVGLEARGFILGGAVAHQLSTGFVPIRKKGKLPGTVISEAYELEYGEAVMELHDDALQQGERVLIVDDLLATGGTAEAGIKLCRRLGAEVIGCAFVIDLPELGGRKRLEEMNMPVHALCEFAGA, encoded by the coding sequence ATGACGCAGAAAACAGTCAGGGATTATATCCGCAGCATCTATGATTTCCCGCATGAGGGGATCATCTTCCGGGACGTGACCACGCTTTTCGCCGATGCGCGCGGGTTCCGTATGGCGGTGGACCAGATCCTGCATGCCTATGCGGGCCAGAGGATCGACAAGGTGGTCGGGCTGGAGGCACGCGGCTTTATTCTGGGCGGAGCCGTGGCGCATCAGCTCTCGACCGGGTTCGTACCGATCCGCAAGAAGGGAAAATTGCCCGGCACTGTCATCTCGGAAGCGTATGAGCTTGAATATGGCGAAGCCGTGATGGAACTGCACGACGATGCGCTGCAACAGGGTGAGCGGGTGCTGATCGTCGATGACTTGCTGGCAACGGGCGGCACTGCGGAAGCCGGGATCAAGCTGTGCCGGAGGCTGGGGGCCGAGGTGATCGGCTGTGCCTTCGTCATAGATCTTCCGGAACTCGGAGGACGCAAGCGGCTGGAGGAAATGAACATGCCGGTTCATGCGCTTTGCGAGTTCGCGGGTGCCTGA
- a CDS encoding flavin reductase family protein encodes MFYRPENGHGLPHNPFNAIVAPRPIGWISTRGEDGDNLAPYSFFNAVAYLPPQVMFASTSSKDDRPGTKDSVAHIAETGVFCVNIASAALKDQMNASSAPLPAGKSEFETAGIAAAECDSIDCPRVAAAPANLECRMTRILRLPGEANWLVLGVVTGVHLRDDCVRDGRFDLREEGWLTRMGYRDYAAIHELFEMERPK; translated from the coding sequence ATGTTCTACAGACCCGAAAACGGCCACGGCCTGCCGCATAACCCGTTCAATGCCATTGTGGCCCCAAGGCCGATCGGCTGGATCTCCACGCGGGGCGAGGATGGCGATAATCTTGCGCCGTACAGCTTCTTCAACGCGGTTGCCTATCTGCCGCCGCAGGTGATGTTCGCCTCGACATCGTCCAAGGATGACCGCCCCGGAACCAAGGACAGCGTGGCGCATATCGCGGAGACAGGCGTATTCTGCGTGAATATCGCATCTGCGGCGCTGAAGGATCAGATGAATGCCTCAAGCGCTCCGCTTCCGGCCGGGAAAAGCGAGTTCGAAACAGCCGGGATCGCCGCTGCCGAATGCGACAGTATCGACTGCCCGCGCGTCGCGGCGGCTCCGGCAAATCTGGAATGCCGCATGACGCGGATCCTGCGCCTTCCGGGAGAAGCGAACTGGCTTGTCCTTGGTGTCGTCACCGGGGTCCATCTGCGCGACGATTGCGTGCGCGACGGACGGTTCGACCTGCGGGAAGAGGGCTGGCTGACGCGGATGGGCTATCGCGATTATGCCGCCATACATGAACTTTTTGAAATGGAACGCCCGAAATGA